CCAAAAATGCAATCAAATACACGAGCACAATTCTATTCACATATATACACAAGGATGCAGAAACCTACAAATGCAAACACGCggatgtatatatatatacaaggACATGACCCAAAAATATAGAAACAGATAAAACATGTTGGCTATAATTTATTAAACCATCTAGGGGATTTAGATACTTATTTCCCATTGGCAATTAAAAGCATAGATTATTTTTTCAGACATTCCAGTCGAAATGTAAACCTTTCAAGTTGGACgggtgaaaaaaatgttttgggtttggtgggggttttttgttgtatttttcccttgtggaaaatttcaactgttcattgaaaaacaaaaaaatctcacaaagCACTTTTTTGGGGGTACTTTTGCAACCAAACCTCCAAAATTTCCACCCAAAACCTGAAAATTAATCTGTTTTCAGGTTTTctaattataaatatatgtatatatatattaatttcaTTCATTCCCCTCTAACTTACCTGCTTGGGAGCAAATTGCTTCTGCTTCAGCACAATTCTCCAAGTGACAAAAGGCACCCATTTGTATACATTTTGGTGTTCACCAGGGAGGTACCCTGAAAGAGGTTCTGCTGTGATGTTTCCAAGCAACCAGAACTGCCCTTAGTTATCATAGATGAAGAACGGAGGCTTCCAGGCTTACACAGCTGGCTACACCTGATGTAGCGAGCTATCAAAAAATGGGCAGCTTAGATCAGTCTGGTTCAGGCTCAGAGAGCTGGTGAGTTGGTTTGTGTTTGAACCAAGCTGTGAGTGATGTCATGCTGGGTTCCCGACCATTGCTTTGCAGTGATTGTGACTAGGGTAGCATCATGAAACACTGATGTCACCAGGATGCAAGCACTGTCGAAGCCACTGCCACTGTTTAGTGACCCCCAAGAAGTAATCAGTGGGTCCTCATGGAAATTGAACATGTGTAgttgattcttttttttcccactaGAGAAACACCCAGAGGCCCAGAGGttagaggtcacagaaagtccaTCACAGCCTCAGAACGAGGCGGTATTTCTTTTTATGGCCACATGTTGCTGTAGCTTTTCTGCATTAGGATGTATGATCAAAGCTGCCTTGCTAGGGTATGTACAAATAATAGGCTTCCATGTGTCTCAGCTTATACACCACAGGCTCTAGAGGCCTCATAAAGCTCTgccaaagagaaaagaagaaggtGTGGGCTGGGGACACGGAagaggagtcagggcagagcaaTTGTCCAACTTACATGGAGAGTGTTGGCAAGAAATTtgggccccattaaagtcaaaagcaaaacTTCTGTTGAATTAACAATAGTAGTGACACAAGTTACTAGAGACTAGAGCAGATCTTGAATAAAGTGGAAATGAAATTGTTAAGGTGGATGCTTGGAGGTATAAGAATGGGCCATGCTTGGAAcgaacaaattagagaaagtgtGAAGGTGGTACTGATTATAGAAAAGCTAAGAGAATCCAGGTTTAGATGATTTGGGTGTGTGAAAGGAAAATTGGAAGAACAGATGGGAAACAGCCTGTTGAACTTAGAAGAGGAGGGTAACAGAATGATGATCCAAAACTAGATGGATGGATGTCCTACAAAAGGTTCTGGTTAGCTGAAAAGTTTCAGAGGAACTgcttcaagacagactggaatggagaagGACTTGAAGAGCTGACTCTGTTTAGGTGGGATGCAAGCTAGAAGAAGAAAAGCAGTAGTAACATGGGTACAGGTTGTGGTGATGATGGTGGAATAAGTCACAGAAGCAGTAGTAGTATAATTAGTAAATGGCTTAATCATGTCCTCACCATGAGCTCAGCTCCTGGATTAGACCAAGAGGCTGATTCTGACCGATATAGTGCTTCTCTGGTAAGGGGGTATGACTGATCTCCTCCTGGGCCCATACCATCCTCCGGTATCCAGTGCAGGAGTATACGGGGGTGCGCTGCACCCTTTCCATTGTCAGGGTTGGAGCAATGGTCTGAAGGCTTGCTGTAGGTGCCTGGCTGGGGCTAAATGGTCACTACATTTGGGATTTGGAAGGcctttcctccaggtcagatttgCAGGGACCTCATGGGATTTCACCTTTCTCTTCAGCATGGAGTGTGTGGATCACCTGCTAGGATCAAATGGTCACATCTCAGCTGATCaattccctgccacagggaccTCAACCATTCATAGCACCTAAgtctatttaccccttcacataacacaagaactaaggatcacccaatgaaattaagaggcagcaggtttaaaacaaacaaaaggaagtactttttcacatcACATAcaatcaacctatggaactcattgtcagaggatgttgccaggccaaaatataactgggttaaaaaaagattgagataagtttatggaggataggtccatcaatggctattagcctaaACAGTCAGGGACTTAACCCCATGAtttaggtgtccctaaacctccaactgccaggaactgggattggatgacaggggatggatcattgactaattgccctgttctgttcattccctctgaagcacctggcattggccactgtcagaagacaggatactggactagactgAACAATGGTCTGATctagcatggccattcttatgttcctgttcTGTGCCTGTGGCATACAACAGTTTAGTCTTCTGAGGGCTGAAATACCTTTAGTTTAACTGAAATCATTGTGCTTAGTATGTGGGTGAAACGTAATGACCTGTGATAACAGAAGGGCAGAATGGATGAGctaatggtcccttatggcctaaACCTTTATGAAACTATAGAAACTTTTGCCCCCTTTAGTACCACTGAATAACTCCTGCTGTGAAGTATCCAAGTAAATGTAGTAGTAGCAACAAGAGTAGTAATGGGTACTAAGATAATGTCTATGTTTGACTGCTTCTACTTCATTTACATATGCAGAACATCCTACCCTGTGTTCAAAATCCAATATGAATATTAACCAGGTAACCCCATCACACTCCTCTTACAAACTTTGGCCATCCATAACTCAAGCTATACGCATATTAAACCCCCTGGCAGGAAGGAAACATGAAGGAATCTCAAGCTTCCTCTTTTGTAATGCAACTGGTTTGTTGTGTGGTGATGTAATGTACACTATCCTTTCAGACCACTGATGGTTAGCAAGCTGTCTTTTTCCAGTTCTGATGGGGACTAGGATTTACACTGGGGTCTGTGATACATGGTGGTGTATTTGGATCCCTGTTCTCTCAATACCAGGTCCATTTTAGAAGACTATagtgaaagaaaaatattgttttattgatGTGTCTAAGATACAAGAGGTTTGTAACTATGAAACAACAAGGAATaggggagagagaatattttattttattttaaagagagagagagaatctggagTAGATTATGATGATGACAGACAGATTGTTAGAGAGGTTGGTAGATCGATagatgaatgtgtggagggatagatcgatagatagattgATAGGTCATTCTTTACTGTGTTGTTACTATTATGCAAGGTAATTTAGAGTAGAAGAAAAGAGAGCTTTCCTGATGCGAAGATATACTGAGACGCGTTTTTTCCCCCAATTAATTTTGACCATAATTTTGATTACCtactctgtccattccctctggggcaactggcaattggccactgtcagaagacaggatactgggctagactgaACAATGGTCTGATctagcatggccattcttatgttcttatgactagggccctaacaaattcacggccatgaaaaaggcatcatggattgtgaaatctggtatccccctgtgaaatctggtcttttgtgtgctttttgtgtgcactgctttcagagctgaatggccagagagcagcagcttttGGCTGGGCACCCAGATATGAAGGTAGCGCCCCAccatcagcagcacagaattaagggtggcaataccattccatgccacccttacttctgtccTGGTGgtggccctgccttcagagctgggctcccagccagcagcccccgctctccagctgcccagctccgacGGTAGCTCCACTGTCATCAGCAGCCCAGAAGTCAGGGTAGCAGtaccccaacctgccccccacaataaccctgtgacccccccacaactactttttgggtcagaacccctccAGCTACAACACTGAGAAATTTCAGATTTGAATAgctgaaattatgaaatttatgatttttaaaatcctgtgaacatgaaattgaccaaaatggaccgtgaatttggtagggccctacttatgaccaataagagaaaaaaaaattaggaaaaaaatcaaaattgcaaGAATCTGCGCATTTCCAAAGGTTTAAAAGAGTTTATTTCAATAGTTTTTCTAGAGTTTTTAACACAATTTTCTTCTCAacgttttttaaacaatattgaaATCTTGAACTAAAATAGATATGATCAAAATTTTTCGAGAAGAatgtttttccagtgaaaaagtttATCTTGAAAATTCAGCTTTCCGTGAAAAGCTGTCCCCAactttgaaatgtttccattttccacAAAAGTTTCAGTGACATTTTAATCTAtatagcaaaaacaacaaggagtccttgtggcaccttagagactaacacatttatttgggcataacctttcttgggctagagcccacttcatcagatacatctgatgaagtgggctctcgcccacgaaagcttatgcccaaataaatttgttagtctctaaggtgccacaaagattcctcattgtttttgctgatgcagactaacactgctaccactctgaaacctttaatctATATATTACTGTGGAATCAGCATTGTACAATTTtatttgatagatagatagatagatagatagatagatagatagatagatagatagagcttctcaaaaaaatggaaaattggagTTTTGGCTAAAactaaatttttcacagaaaattaaattttcatcagaaaatccaaatatatatatatatatatatatatatatacacttttgTTTTAGAGCTGAAATATTTTAACTTCTTGGtagttttttgccttttttaaaaaaattaaagtcaaAATTTACTGGTGCTAATTTTCCctattgggaaaaaaatcaaccagCTTTGTCAGACAGTTAGATACATTGATTAAATGGCTAATCTTGCACACAATGTGTGAAAATATCCAATGGATGGAAGCTTATTCTAGAGAAATTCAAACTGTAAATAAGTAATATCTCTTCAACAGTGAGATTAAGTAACAATTGGAACTACTTATCCAGGGATGTGATGGATTTCTATCACCTGAAGTGTTTaaagtatctggctggtgaatcttgcccatatgctcagggtttagctgatcgccatatttggggtcgggaaggaattttcctccagggcagattggaagaggccctgaaggttttttgccttcctctgtagcatggggcacgggtcacttgctggaggattctctgctccttgaagtctttaaaccacgatttgaggacttcaatagctcagacataggtgaggttttttgcaggagtgggtgggtgagattctgtggcctgtgttgtgcaggaggtcagactagatgatcataatggtcccttctgaccttagtatctatgaatctaaagcAAGACTAATGTAGGAAGTACTGAGAGAAATTATATTCCATATAGTATGCTGACTAGACGATTGTAATGGCCCCATTTGCCCTTAAAATCTATAGAAAGATAGATAATTCTTCACTGTATTGGAACTGACTTGCAAGGTAAATTGTTAAAGGAAAAGAGTGATTTCCTGACCCAAAGACATAGTGAGAACCAGGTTTTCTTCCCTGATGAATTTGCACATTTCGAGAAAATATTATGttaagacaaaataaaaaaatcaggaatattttcatttcaaggagttaaaaaaaagtttatttcaaTAGTTTTTGTACAATTTTTTcaatccatttttttcatgttgttGAACATATTATTGAAATGGCTATTAATTCTTTTCATTTACCAAACAGTggataaatgaaacattttaagaatcctttaaatgtgattttctttgaaaaaatatttaaaatgtcatgatattttttgcagaaaattacattttttgatTATTTTCATAGGAAAAAACACATATAACTAAGGACCACACACATGAACAAGAGTTTACCAGAGGGGTGGGTGTTAAGGGATGGGGCACAGCATGCTGAGCTCTgattgggcagggatggtgtccctagcctctgtttgccaaaagctgggaatgggtgacacaATGGGAGACACAACGGGTATCACTtaatggttacctgttctgttcattccctctggggcacctggcattggccactgtgataagacaggatactgggttagatggaccttgggtctgacccagtatggccattcttatgtacctcCATTTCATGCAAACGTTAGCAAATCGAGTTTGCCTTTACTGATTTTTGTGGGAAAGGCACACATTTCACAAGAGCTTTCCTCAGGGCCCTGTTCACctccttgtttctcaggctgtagatgagggggttgaccatgggagtcaggactgtgtAGAAGACAGAGAATACTTTGTTCAGGTTTCCCACTGTAGCACGATCTGGTAGCATGTAGACAATCATTAGCGTTCCATAGAAAATTGTCACCAAAATGAGGTGAGaagagcaggtggaaaaggccttttgcctcttggtggtggaagggattctcaggataGAGGCGATGATAGAAATGTAGGATGTCACAGTTAATAGGAATGTGGGAAGGGTGAAGATGGAGGCGAGTATGAAGGTCACAAGTTCCATCTGGCTGGTGTCACTGCAGCAGAGTTTGATCAAAGGGGTGAAATCACAGAAGAAATGATCAATTTCATTTGGGCCGCAGAAAGTGAACTGTGCTAACAAAGATGTTGTGACAGTGCTAGCCAGAAAGCCACTAATCCAAGACAAAGATGCCATCTGGAGGCACAAGCTGACATTCATCTGCATTGCATAGTGCAGGGGTTTACATATTGCTAAGTACCGATCATAAGACATCACTGCTAGGAGAGCACATTCTACAGCTACCAGGGAGCTGAACCAATTAAATTGCATGATGCACCCGCTAacagaaatggttctgtcccctgtcaggagactggccagcatccGGGGCAGGATGGTGGAGGTATAGCCGATCTCCAAGCAGGACAggttccccaggaagaagtacatgggggtgtgcaGGTGTTGGTTAGCCACAATTAGAACAACGATGAGGATGTTCCCAGACATGGTCACAAAGTAGATCACTAGGAACAGCGGGAAGAGAAGAATCTGTAGTTCAGGGAGATCGCCGAATCCCAGCAAGATTAATTTTGTGATGGGCGTTTGATTTCCAGCTTCTGCATGGGTCTGGAAGTGAAgctgggggaagaaaagaaa
This portion of the Chelonia mydas isolate rCheMyd1 chromosome 13, rCheMyd1.pri.v2, whole genome shotgun sequence genome encodes:
- the LOC102935635 gene encoding olfactory receptor 11A1 is translated as MSGNILIVVLIVANQHLHTPMYFFLGNLSCLEIGYTSTILPRMLASLLTGDRTISVSGCIMQFNWFSSLVAVECALLAVMSYDRYLAICKPLHYAMQMNVSLCLQMASLSWISGFLASTVTTSLLAQFTFCGPNEIDHFFCDFTPLIKLCCSDTSQMELVTFILASIFTLPTFLLTVTSYISIIASILRIPSTTKRQKAFSTCSSHLILVTIFYGTLMIVYMLPDRATVGNLNKVFSVFYTVLTPMVNPLIYSLRNKEVNRALRKALVKCVPFPQKSVKANSIC